A stretch of DNA from Lotus japonicus ecotype B-129 chromosome 4, LjGifu_v1.2:
tcttttgtattgggttgaagtaccccttatacttcacttaatatatatatatatttcattgcctataaaaacattaaataaacAAAAGGTCATGTGTTTGAATCCTCCAACCCATTTTtcaagttttgatttttatttaatggtgTGTCGCGCCACGTAGGACGCTGACATGGCATTTAACGATCACGTCGTCCATATGTTAACGTCAAAGTGACGGAGAGGCATTCATTACACTTTTTGAAAACATGGAGGGTACAAATGTAGATGAAATAAGAGTAGGGGCGATTTTTGCACAAACTTAATACATCATGAGCATGAAATGtttttaagcctaaaaaaaattaaatatgactTAACAAATGAAGGTAGAATCCTTTGTTACATGTAATAAGACATGCCATGTCCTGTCTTAATATTTTTATGTATTTAGATGCTCTATTTAGTTATGTTAATTAAACAATCATATGTCCAGATCTTTTTGTTGAATTCGTATCTTGAAGGGTGCATTTAGATAAAGTGTGTCAGAATCGACCAAGGCCTTGATTCATGGGCACCATGGATTGATCAATTAAAAGACATGAAACTTGATGCTATCAATCAAATGAAACACTTCAATTGATTTTTTGTCCGGATATAATATATTGTTCGTACACTAATAAACAAATTCTAACACTGTTTTACCATATTATATACACGTGTAAGTGCAGCCAAATCGGTAGCTTATGTGTCATTTGTCATGCAATGAATGTCTGTTATTGAGTGATGGAAATATGGATTGCCCAAAGTACCGAACATTGCATCCATGAATGGGTAGCGTGACTATTTAATAATTCAGTAGCATTTTTCTCCCAAACAAATTTAAAAAGttgaaatttcataaaaaaaaaattaattctacCTGAAATTGAGTTGTTGAATTTTTAACTACGAgttgtaaaatataaaaatttaatttgaattcaagaagttttgtaaaaaaatatatatacatatgatCGAGAAAGTAAAtagattttaaatattttcatgtattCATTGTGACTCATTcacaaagttttttttattctcatttaattttcacttattttttctacatatctctcttctttatACATCatagtattatttattttatatcatttttaTTCTATCTTCCCGTTGTAccaaaaatatcatttttcttcatttctttcaTTCAGTGCATGAGATCAAGTTGTAAAtaaaaagtttcaaaaaaaaaagtcgtAAACAACAACTTATTGATACAATGTggaaaatacaaattaaataataggtatttataatttaattacataatatgattcatCTTTTTCCTCACTtggttttttttccattttgggTTTTtccctagtaaggttttaatgaggcatggtCTCTAAGATGCTCTTTTAAAGGGTTTTTTTGTTATATGTCACAGTTTCCCATTgtcatgagagggttgttctcatgaaaGTTTACATTATATTCAATAAAGTTTTATGCTGTCAAAAAAAATGATTAACTCTAATGATAAAAATAGAATATCCTCACTAAAATCTTGATTCTAATTCTTACATGCAAATTTTCATTCCAATAAAGGtggtttaaataaaattatatcaaaGGTGATTTTACTCTATTTTAGTATATCAATAAgaaaatttataaattaaaaaatgaaaaattttatgaatttttgaCCAACTTATCTTGATTTTTATTGGCCTCACCTATAATAGAGTTAAATCACTCTCATGGGTACTAAAATAGCCTCGTATAGACCACAAACCTTAAAAGAGaacaattttaaaaagaaaaatagcaCACAGTATCTTTTTATGAAAAGAATGTGTTCATAAATATAGGTAACTTAAAATTTTGATGAACCATTTGATTCTTTTTTTCTAAactaccctcatatttaatatgtgaGATATAATGAAATTTCGAGATATTAACTTAGAGAGAAATTCATATAGGAAATTAAATAAGAGTAATATAGAAAaactaataataattattttacaaatttatcTCTAATAATTACTACGTTTCTTAATGAAAGAGAATtaagtaaaaataatttttatatataatattgtACATGCTAGCCGCCAAAAATGTTTTCACACTAAAAAATACTGTGTGTGCTTTCATTAATAGGTTATTCTAACTTATTCCAAGTTACTCCTTAGATGtcttttcattaaataaatttattcaactttttattcaGTCAATAAATAGGGTTAATGATTGgatgaaaaattaaattaatgagATGACAAAAATTATTCgactaaaaaaattgaaagactCAAATTAAGTGGAAAAAAAAACCTAGAGGAAATCATCCGGTCGAGTATTGTGCTAAAGAGACCAAAGTGTTACTatacaatttctttgtaaacttcattatatcaaatataattttatcCAACATAATGTACCAAATTATAATCCAAACAAATTGAAATACTTAAAGtaaggtaaaaaaaaacaacttgaGGAATTAAAATCATCCGGTCGAGTATTTTGCGAAAGAGGCCAAAGTGTTACTAaataatttctttgtaaactTCATTATATCGAATATAATTTTATCTAACATAATTTACCAAGTTATAATCCAAACAAATTATGAGTACGAAACGTTATATACTAAATTAAATGTAACGATTATAATTTATTCTTCACATTTTTCTGATCAAAATCGATTGACTTTTCCTTTAGTGTTGGAGCGGTGGTCTATCTTTTGGCCTTCGAGATCTTGTGGTCTAGCTATTTGATCTTTTAGTTCTTAGGTTGGCTTACTTTGTGATGGGTTATTTATCTTTTGGTTGGTTGTAGGGTTTTTTTTATGTATTGCTTtatgatttttcttcttctttgaggACTGTCCTTCATTGTACGTGGGTGATTAGCTTTTTGTTGTTACTAATCATCATTTCCTACATTTTCTCCTTGACAGCTTTGTTTTGAAAGTTGTAATTAGTATATTATTTTactttcttaaaaaaaactataacagaaacataaaattctatacatattttttaggcttaattccagttttcGTCCCTGATCTATTACGTTTGTGCGATTTTAGTCCCActattttaaaacgagcgatttgcATCCCTCATGTTTGTGCCGTCAACGATTTTAGTCCACACGTTAAATTATGGACGGAAATAGGTGACGTGGCATATtcattaaatgatgtggcaCCAGAATGTATTTCCAACTAGATAATAAAATTGTTAaaacataaatttataaaacaaataaataaataaatcaaaatattaattaaaccCAGAAATCCATCACcacatcttcttcttttgttctttttcttcatcatcatctccatcacCCTTCCTCATCTTCTGCTTTATTACAGACAAGAAAATTCCCAAGCCCACCCAACCTCTTCAGCGTCTGACGATTCATCCCAACACCCgcaacaccaccaccatcaacccCATCTCCACTGTCTAATTCTTCACACCGCACCACCACccccatcttcatcttctgttTCTTCACACCGcaccaaccccaccaccacctccaaccACATCTTCACTGTCCGCAAACCAACCCAAAAGTTACACAACAATCCTCAAAACCCCAGTTTTCAACAACCCAATCCGCAAATCCCAGCTTTCAGCCAAAATCGCACAACCACAAGAACCGGACCTTCAGATCCACCACTAACAACCACAACCACAATATCAGAACCCATCACCGTCGAGACTCAAAACCCCATCTGCTTCTGCCACCGTCGTCCTCTATTTTCTTTCTCGGACCCACGATCtgtctctctctccctcccccGAACCCTGTGCCCGAGCCCTGTGATGAGGGCGTGATGAGGGATGCAGATCTGGTAGATGAGTGGAGCAAAATTTCTCTTGGTTTGCATAGGGTGGAAGGGagatgaggtttttttttttctttctgatttGGGGTTTACATCTGGGTCATGGGGTTGGGAtgtagaagaggaagaagaagaaggttgggTTCTGGGTTGGGATGACAGTACGTctgaaggaggagaagaagaagaaaaacaagaaaggagagagaggCTGGGAGCGTGAAGGGTAGAGGGAGATTGAGGGTTTTTTTATTatggtttattgttatttgtttttttatgttttattataTGTTCTGTAATTTgttgtaaattaaattaatttatagtTAAATATGTGGTTGCTTAGTTGGAGTGCCAACTCAACTAATAATTGCCACATCACCCACTTCCGTCACATTTTAGACAGATTGACTAAAACTGTTGACGGTACAAATATGAGGGATGtaaattgctcgttttaaaGTAGAGTGACCAAAATCGCACAAACGTAATAGATCAGGGACgaaaactggaattaagcctattttttatgaatgaaaatgaagaaaatgtgAAGCAATGAGATGGCATGTTGGCGTGACAAGGAGGTCTATTGTAACAGGCTAGTTTTGAGGGTGAGGACCCATCATTGAACCTTGCTTCTCTGTAAACCTTTGTTAGGACATGGTGGGTCCCTTGCAGATGAGGGGGAATCAAAGGTGAATCAATGATAGTATTAAGCTATAATGTGAGGGGGCTTGGTAGTAGTGTTAAGCTGAGAGCATTAAGGGAATTGGTTCTGAAAGAGAAGGTGGACATGTTACTTCTCCAAGAGACTAAGTTGGAAGAGGTTAACCAGAGAATCTGTAATGCTATATGGGGCAGTGATGAATGTAGTTGGTGCTATAAAGCTTCAGAGGGTAGATCTGGTGGAATTTTATGTATTTGGCAGATTGGTAAATTTAATATTCTTGATAGTTGCGTGGGCAGTGGCTTTGTGGCAATGAGGGGAAAGATTATTGAACAAgatttggagtgtggagtggtGAATGTTTATGCTCCATGCAATGCTACTGATAAGAGAAGACTGTGGATGGAAATTAATCAATGGGCTGATCGCACTAACTCCTCTTGTTTATGTGTTGCAGGGGATTTCAATGCTATAAGGAATTCAGAGGAGAGACAAGGATCTGCAAATGGAGTGTCTCAATGTAGACGAGAGATGGATGATTTTAACCAGTTTATTTATGATTTGCAGTTGGTTGAGCCTCCTTTGGTAGGAAAAAGATTTACCTGGTACAGATCTGGTGGACAAGCATCCAGTAGACTCGACTGATTCCTTTTGTCTGATGATTGGGTGTCTTCAAGGCCTAATGAAATGCAAGCTGTATTAGACAGACATTTCTCTGATCACTGTCCAGTTATACTCAGGGGTACTACTCGGAATTGGGGACCAAAACCTTTCCGGGTTCTGAACTGTTGGTTTGAAGACCATAGGTTTAAGGAGTTCGTTGAGAAGGAGTGGAAGGATATTCAAGTGACTGGTCTGGGGGCATTTGTAatcaaagaaaaactgaagGCGCTGAAACTAAAGTTAAAGGCTTGGAACAGTGATTCTTTTGGTGATGTTAATCGCAAGTACAAGGAGATAGTGGAGAGAATGGCGGTTTTGGACAAGCTGTTAGAGGAGAGGGAGCTATCTGAATCTGAATTGAATCAGCGGAAAGAATTGCAATGTGAATTTTGGAAATCAGCGAGGTTCAGAGATTCTATTCTGCATCAGAAGTCAAGATGCAAATGGACCCAAGAAGGCGATGCCAATTCAAAGTTTTTCCACTCATATATTAATCGAAGAAGGCAATCAAACAGGTTAGTGGGACTGAATATAAATGGTAGCTGGGAAGAGGATCCAgtgaaaataaaagaagaagtgCGAGTTTATTTTGAGAACAAGTTTAAAGGGTTGTCACGAGAGTCACCAACTCTGGATGGCGTTCCTTTTAGCCAGATTGGTGAGGAGGACAAATTGCAACTGGTTGCTAAGTTTTCGCCCCAGGAGGTAAAAGAAGCTGTATGGGATTGTAGCTGTGAAAAGAGCCCTGGCCCAGACGGTTATAATTTCAGGTTTCTGAAATCTTTTTGGCACTTATTTGCAAAAGATTTTCAACTGTTGGTGGATGATTTCTTTGAGAAGGGGTATTGGCCGAAAGGATGTAATTCCTCATTCATCTCACTGATCCCCAAGAAGGAATGCCCGGAAGGTCTTGCTGATTATAGACCTATTTCATTGGTTGGATGCGCCTATAAGGTGGTGTCTAAAATTCTCTCTAACCGAATTAAGAAGGTTCTCCCTTCTGTGATAGATGCTGGTCAGTTTGCGTTTCTGGGAGGAAGAGGATTATTAGATAGCGTGGTGGTTGCTAACGAATGGGCCCATGACGCAAGGATGAGAAAGAAAAGCTCAATGGCATTTAAGGTTGACTTCGAGAAGGCGTACGACTCTGTAAATTGGGAATTTCTCTATTATATGATGGCTAGGATGAACTTTGATGATAGGTGGATCACTTGGATTAGAGGTTGTTTAGAATCTGCGAGAGTCTCTGTGTTGGTCAATGGGAGCCCTTGTGGCGAGTTTGGCATGGGAAGAGGTATCCGCCAGGGTGACCCTATTGCCCCATTCTTGTTCTTAATTGTGGCGGAGGGTCTTAATGAACTGCTAAAACAAGCTGTGCGATTGAATAAATTTTCTGGGTACAAGTTCGGTGATATGGAAGAGGGGGTGGCAATTTTACAATATGCAGATGATACTCTGTTTCTTGGAGAGGCTACTAGACAGAACGCCTTTACTCTAAAGAGTATTCTAAGGTGTTTTGAACTTGCTTCGGGATTAAGCGTTAATTTTCACAAAAGCAGTCTGGTGACAGTAGCAGTGGATTGCAGAGAGGAGAGGATATTAGCAGCTATCCTTAATTGCAGGATCATGAATATGCCATTCTTGTACCTTGGTATACAGGTGGGAGGTAACCCACGAAGACTACATTTTTGGGACCCGATTCTGGTTAAGCTGAGAAGTAGGTTGTCTATTTGGCGGAGGAAGAATTTGTCATTCGGAGGTAGAATCTGTTTAATTAACAGTACTCTTTCTTCtctcccattgttttatttatccTTTTTTAAGATGCCGTCGGGTATTATTAAAGAGTGCCGTAAGATTATGTGTAATTTCTTATGGGGTGGTGTGGATGAACATCAGAGGAAAATAGCTTGGATGAATTGGGATGGAGTATGCAAACCAAAGGAGCTAGGGGGTCTGGGGATTAAAGATTGGAATGCGTTCAATTTGGCATTACTTGGGAAGTGGAGATGGAGATTAATGAAGGAAGGACTTGTTCAATTTGTGGGCTAGGGTTATCAAGGTTAAATATCCAGACTTGTTTGAAAATTTTGGTAGTTCTCAAGGTGCCGGTCACTCTATCTGGTG
This window harbors:
- the LOC130713191 gene encoding uncharacterized protein LOC130713191, which encodes MIVLSYNVRGLGSSVKLRALRELVLKEKVDMLLLQETKLEEVNQRICNAIWGSDECSWCYKASEGRSGGILCIWQIGKFNILDSCVGSGFVAMRGKIIEQDLECGVVNVYAPCNATDKRRLWMEINQWADRTNSSCLCVAGDFNAIRNSEERQGSANGVSQCRREMDDFNQFIYDLQLVEPPLVGKRFTWYRSGGQASSRLD